The following nucleotide sequence is from Nycticebus coucang isolate mNycCou1 chromosome 8, mNycCou1.pri, whole genome shotgun sequence.
GTGGTCTTTGGCTACCTCTTCTGTCTGAAGAATTGGAACAGCAGTAACATCTATCTCTTTAACCTCTCCATCTCGGACTTAGCTTTCTTGTGCACTCTTCCCATGCTGATGAGAAATTACGCCAGCAGAAACTGGATCTATGGAAACGCGTTGTGCATCGGCAACCGATTCCTGCTTCACGCCAACCTCTACACCAGCATTCTGTTCCTCACTTTCATCAGCATAGATCGATACTTGCTCATAAAATATCCTTTCCGGGAACACTTTCTGCAAAAGAAAGAGTTGGCTATTTTAATCTCCTTTGCCATCTGGTTTTTGGTCACCTTAGAGCTCCTGCCCATGCTTCCTATCATAAACTCGGTTGTCACTGACAATGACACTGTGACCACCGTATGTAAGGATTATGCAAGTTCCGGGGACCCCAAACACAACCTCATTTACAGCCTATGCCTGACGTTGTTGGGGTTCCTCATTCCTCTGTTCGTGATGTGCTTTTTTTATTACAAGATTGTTCTCTTCCTAAAGCAGAGGAGCAGGCAGCTGGTCACGGCGCTGTCCCTTGGAAAGCCTCTCACCTTGGTCATCACCGCGGTGGTGACCTTCTCCGTGCTTTTCACACCCTACCATGTCCTGCGGAACGTGAGGATCGCGTTGCGCCTGGCGCGCTGGCAGCGGTACCCGTGCGCCCAGGCCATGGTCAGGTCTCTCTACATCGTGACTCGGCCTCTGGCCTTCCTCAACAGTGTCATAAACCCCGTCTTCTACTTCCTCCTTGGAGATCACTTCAGGGAGATGCTGGTGAATAAACTGCAGCACCTCTTCAAATCCCTGCCGTTCTTTAGAAGATGAGCTCATGAACTCACATTTTTATGCAGAGAAAAGCGAGGTACTTATGAAGCAGTTGTTTTACAGACGCAGCTGTAAGCCGGTTAGCTTTTGCTTGAACTCTTAGACACACAGGAGAGAGGGTCACAGACGTGACCCTGATGTAAGGACCCGTTGTGCCTGGAGTATGTGAAAAGAATGGGATGAGGAGAAGGTGTTGGTTTCTTCACCTAGGAATTGAAAGGAGTTGAACCAGCACTACCTAACCTTTGGGCCTGTAAGTCCTGAGTTCCATAAGACACCCCAATCAGTCCGAAAGGAACAAAAGATACAGCAAATGATCTGCATTTAATCAGTGGTCAGACTCTAAATATTGCCTTTAGAGGTTGTGTTCTTGAGGAAATTTAAAGTAAACAGTAACAAATATTGATCATGAATTGAAATCCACTTGTCATTTATCAGTCCTGTGTTGTATGGTTTACAATGGAAATAATCTTAAGTTTAAAAGAACTTGAAGAGGTAATTCAACAAAGGGTGAGAATATATTTGAGCTTGTCAGAGAATTTAAATGTAAACAGTTTTATTAAAATGGTAGAGTGAGTAATATACCAAGGATATTTGcaaaagttttataattatagAACACAAAGTGCCTATCAGAAaactcaaagcaaaacaaaagtgaatacattGTATCTCTGATGATTTTCTATGTGACATCTTATTGTCACAATTTGACCATCAGTGCATAGAAATATATGAAAGTTCATTAACTTTGGATGCTTTTGATTATAAAtagtaaagtttaaaatatattaatattaaaaaccaGCAAATAAAAGGAAGTGAAATGATAATAGTAAATTCATTGGGTTAGTTTTCAGTTTTGGACggaaatttttctcctttttttggtaAGCACTGGAACAATTTAAAAGGGTGACTTTATCTTAGAGAAAGAAACTCACATCTGGAGTAATTCTTACTTTCATAGAGTATTAAATAAGACCACTGGAGGAGATGTTCTAAACAAAATTCCctttatgaaattataaaacataaggAATATTTACATTCATATCAATCTAGATTATCCCAGGAGGGTTTGTGAGTTCCTACtccaaaacataaaacaaatgtaGGAGAGAAACAGGTGTTGCATTAGCTTTTTAAAGTCAAACAAATATCACATCATAATCCACCGATAGGCAACAAAATGTGTTTCTGGCGGTAAGTCTGTGCTCCTTTTCTTGATATCATTAGCTGTAAGGACTGAATAatgtgaagaataaaataaaggattTGAATATAGAGGTATCAAATTCCATTGGCCTTCTTGTTCTGAGATACGCTGTGGGTATTATATCAATATTCCAATATCTCCAAATATTCCCAGTTAATATCTGGGAGCAATTGAAATCTTAGAAGGATATATTTCTCacaaataatttctttccttacAAGTGCAAGGCCTTAAGATATTTTCTGTCATACCTCACCTTTATTATGAGTATTTTTAAAGCTTCAGTACATGTATAATTTTAGAACTGCCTAATAACAAACTGAAAACAGAACTTCTGAATTTCTGTATCAGAAAGGATCCCGTAAAGGGCCTTAAGACAAGTATTTGCTTCCATAAACTTAGCAATATACAAATTAGctgtaatttgtatttcatgaGTGAGTTTTAACTTGTGAAGATAAAATTAAAGTTTTGCTCTTTCCACCCCATTATAATTGGCAGGGGTGAACACTTTCTAACAGCGTGGTGAAATATATTTGGTCAAACCATAAACTCTTACATATCCCTTGTAACTaaaaagtaaagacattttataccgcatttcttaattcttttttttgctcaAATTTCTCTTGTGGTAACTTAATCCTTAgcagactacaggggcctgcacTAAAATTATAAGAGCTATTCCTTTGCTTTTTGTACTAGGTAATTGTAAGAATGACAAGCAATAAAGAGTGGTCATCCTTTGTTGGTGtatgttttttaaaggaaacttttATTGAGCTTTTGTACCCTGTCTTTTCATTGGTTCCCTAATGTCTTCAGAATGATGTCTAAACTATTTAATCCAGGACTTTATAATCTGAACCCACATATTCTTTTTGCATAATCTCCCTCCACTGCTTTAACAAATCCTATTCTATAACAAAGACCACGGTATCCACGCTCTGAGTATCAGCCCTCATCCTGCG
It contains:
- the SUCNR1 gene encoding succinate receptor 1; the protein is MKCKSDCANHIQPHSTRSEAASSCWLHFGQEIRSSSTMEPNATCENWLAAEAALEKYYLSIFYGIEFVVGLLGNTAVVFGYLFCLKNWNSSNIYLFNLSISDLAFLCTLPMLMRNYASRNWIYGNALCIGNRFLLHANLYTSILFLTFISIDRYLLIKYPFREHFLQKKELAILISFAIWFLVTLELLPMLPIINSVVTDNDTVTTVCKDYASSGDPKHNLIYSLCLTLLGFLIPLFVMCFFYYKIVLFLKQRSRQLVTALSLGKPLTLVITAVVTFSVLFTPYHVLRNVRIALRLARWQRYPCAQAMVRSLYIVTRPLAFLNSVINPVFYFLLGDHFREMLVNKLQHLFKSLPFFRR